From a single Chlorocebus sabaeus isolate Y175 chromosome X, mChlSab1.0.hap1, whole genome shotgun sequence genomic region:
- the TENT5D gene encoding terminal nucleotidyltransferase 5D, whose protein sequence is MSEIRFTNLTWDQVKTLDQVLDEVIPIHGKGNFPTMEVKPKDIIHVVKDQLIGQGIIVKDARLNGSIASYILASHNGISYKDLDIIFGVELPSNEEFQVVKDAVLGCLLDFLPKGVKKEKISPDIMKEAYVQKFIKVCNGHDCWSLISLSNNTGKNLELKFVSSLRRQFEFSVDSFQIVLDPMLDFYNDKNAKLTKESYPVVVAESMYGDFQEAMTHLQHKLISTRKPEEIRGGGLLKYCNLLVHGFKPACMSEIKNLERYMCSRFFIDFPRIEEQQKKIESYLQNHFIGEGMTKYDYLMTLRGVVNESTVCLMSRERRQILHLITMMALKVLGELNILPNTEKVTCFYQPAPYFVAEAWYPTYVTSEPSPIIFQPYHPLYFHGSNGMG, encoded by the coding sequence ATGTCTGAAATCAGATTCACCAATCTCACTTGGGATCAAGTTAAAACACTGGATCAAGTGTTAGATGAAGTAATTCCAATTCATGGAAAGGGGAATTTCCCCACAATGGAGGTAAAACCAAAAGACATCATTCATGTTGTGAAAGATCAACTCATAGGGCAAGGAATTATTGTTAAAGATGCCAGATTGAATGGTTCCATAGCAAGTTACATACTTGCAAGCCATAATGGAATCAGCTATAAGGATCTGGACATTATTTTTGGTGTTGAGCTTCCAAGTAACGAAGAATTTCAGGTTGTTAAGGATGCAGTTCTAGGTTGTCTACTTGACTTTTTACCAAAAggtgtaaagaaagaaaagatctcCCCAGATATCATGAAAGAGGCTTACGTACAGAAATTCATCAAGGTTTGCAATGGGCATGATTGTTGGAGTCTTATCTCCCTTTCAAATAACACTGGAAAGAATTTAGAACTAAAATTTGTGAGTTCACTCAGACGGCAGTTTGAATTTAGTGTAGATTCCTTTCAAATTGTTTTGGATCCCATGTTAGACTTCTacaatgacaaaaatgccaagcTAACCAAAGAGTCCTATCCTGTTGTGGTAGCTGAAAGCATGTATGGAGACTTCCAGGAAGCAATGACGCATCTGCAACACAAGCTCATATCTACCAGGAAACCTGAAGAGATTAGAGGTGGTGGCCTTCTGAAGTACTGCAACTTGCTGGTTCATGGCTTCAAACCAGCCTGTATGTCAGAAATCAAAAACCTAGAACGTTACATGTGCTCTAGattctttattgattttcctcGTATAGaagaacaacaaaagaaaattgaatcatACCTCCAAAACCATTTCATAGGTGAAGGAATGACCAAGTATGACTACCTTATGACCTTGCGTGGAGTTGTGAATGAAAGCACCGTTTGTCTCATGAGTCGTGAAAGAAGACAGATTCTCCACCTGATCACCATGATGGCTTTGAAAGTACTTGGAGAACTGAATATTCTACCCAATACAGAAAAGGTAACTTGCTTTTATCAGCCTGCTCCGTACTTTGTGGCTGAGGCATGGTACCCTACTTATGTAACATCTGAGCCATCCCCCATTATCTTCCAGCCATACCACCCACTGTACTTTCATGGGTCAAATGGTATGGgttaa